One stretch of Carassius gibelio isolate Cgi1373 ecotype wild population from Czech Republic chromosome B1, carGib1.2-hapl.c, whole genome shotgun sequence DNA includes these proteins:
- the LOC127948563 gene encoding uncharacterized protein LOC127948563 isoform X9, producing the protein MKSANPVKMLVVVALVLLVFSVTEGRIINKCELKARLDAAQLQQITVMEETITVNSLIARLVCKASFSAFNTSFVQNTAVHNEMMPAQYPPQVASQVPPQAPPSGAPPQASPHRGPPKAPSSRVLPQAPAGSPPKVPPSGAPTKVPPSGSPPKVPPSGSPHKVPPSGAPTKVPPFGAPSKVPPSGSPHKVPPFGAPSKVPPSGSPPKVPPSGSPPKVLPSGAQSSSKPHPTTAAKDAGHLYGVFQLRDQLVCDSGMIPSQNVCNMTCSALTDDDITDDITCLKTLTNFMNAKPKEVLFDVKKIAEMMLVEECRSVVPPNYFAECI; encoded by the exons GGACGGATTAtcaataaatgtgagctgaaggCCAGGCTGGACGCCGCTCAGTTGCAGCAGATCACCGTCATGGAGGAGACAATAACCGTGAACAGTCTCATCGCCAGAC TTGTCTGCAAAGCCAGCTTCTCAGCCTTCAACACCAGCTTTGTCCAAAACACTGCTGTCCACAATGAGATGATGCCAGCACAGTACCCACCTCAAGTTGCATCCCAAGTGCCACCTCAAGCTCCACCATCTGGAGCTCCACCTCAGGCTTCACCACATAGAGGTCCACCTAAGGCTCCATCATCTCGAGTTCTACCTCAGGCTCCAGCTGGTTCTCCACCCAAGGTTCCACCATCTGGAGCCCCAACCAAGGTTCCACCATCTGGTTCTCCACCCAAGGTTCCACCATCTGGTTCTCCACACAAGGTTCCACCATCTGGAGCTCCAACCAAGGTTCCACCATTTGGAGCTCCATCCAAGGTTCCACCATCTGGTTCTCCACACAAGGTTCCACCATTTGGAGCTCCATCCAAGGTTCCACCATCTGGTTCTCCACCCAAG GTTCCACCATCTGGTTCTCCTCCCAAGGTTCTACCATCTGGAGCTCAATCCAGCTCCAAACCACATCCGACCACAGCTGCCAAAGATGCCGGTCACCTGTACGGTGTGTTTCAGCTCAGGGATCAGCTGGTCTGTGATTCCGGCATGATCCCATCGCAAAACGTCTGCAACATGACCTGCTCTG CTTTGactgatgatgacatcactgatgaCATCACCTGCCTGAAGACCCTGACAAACTTTAT GAATGCAAAACCCAAAGAGGTCCTATTTGATGTAAAGAAGAT CGCGGAGATGATGTTGGTGGAGGAGTGTCGCTCTGTCGTTCCTCCAAACTACTTTGCTGAATGCATTTAA
- the LOC127948563 gene encoding uncharacterized protein LOC127948563 isoform X3: MKSANPVKMLVVVALVLLVFSVTEGRIINKCELKARLDAAQLQQITVMEETITVNSLIARLVCKASFSAFNTSFVQNTAVHNEMMPAQYPPQVASQVPPQAPPSGAPPQASPHRGPPKAPSSRVLPQAPAGSPPKVPPSGAPTKVPPSGSPPKVPPSGSPHKVPPSGAPTKVPPFGAPSKVPPSGSPPKVPPSGAPTKVPPSGSPHKVPPSGAPSKIPPSGSPPKVPPSGSPPKVLPSGAQSSSKPHPTTAAKDAGHLYGVFQLRDQLVCDSGMIPSQNVCNMTCSALTDDDITDDITCLKTLTNFMNAKPKEVLFDVKKIAEMMLVEECRSVVPPNYFAECI, encoded by the exons GGACGGATTAtcaataaatgtgagctgaaggCCAGGCTGGACGCCGCTCAGTTGCAGCAGATCACCGTCATGGAGGAGACAATAACCGTGAACAGTCTCATCGCCAGAC TTGTCTGCAAAGCCAGCTTCTCAGCCTTCAACACCAGCTTTGTCCAAAACACTGCTGTCCACAATGAGATGATGCCAGCACAGTACCCACCTCAAGTTGCATCCCAAGTGCCACCTCAAGCTCCACCATCTGGAGCTCCACCTCAGGCTTCACCACATAGAGGTCCACCTAAGGCTCCATCATCTCGAGTTCTACCTCAGGCTCCAGCTGGTTCTCCACCCAAGGTTCCACCATCTGGAGCCCCAACCAAGGTTCCACCATCTGGTTCTCCACCCAAGGTTCCACCATCTGGTTCTCCACACAAGGTTCCACCATCTGGAGCTCCAACCAAG GTTCCACCATTTGGAGCTCCATCCAAGGTTCCACCATCTGGTTCTCCACCCAAGGTTCCACCATCTGGAGCTCCAACCAAGGTTCCACCATCTGGTTCTCCACACAAGGTTCCACCATCTGGAGCTCCATCCAAGATTCCACCATCTGGTTCTCCACCCAAGGTTCCACCATCTGGTTCTCCTCCCAAGGTTCTACCATCTGGAGCTCAATCCAGCTCCAAACCACATCCGACCACAGCTGCCAAAGATGCCGGTCACCTGTACGGTGTGTTTCAGCTCAGGGATCAGCTGGTCTGTGATTCCGGCATGATCCCATCGCAAAACGTCTGCAACATGACCTGCTCTG CTTTGactgatgatgacatcactgatgaCATCACCTGCCTGAAGACCCTGACAAACTTTAT GAATGCAAAACCCAAAGAGGTCCTATTTGATGTAAAGAAGAT CGCGGAGATGATGTTGGTGGAGGAGTGTCGCTCTGTCGTTCCTCCAAACTACTTTGCTGAATGCATTTAA
- the LOC127948563 gene encoding uncharacterized protein LOC127948563 isoform X16, whose protein sequence is MKSANPVKMLVVVALVLLVFSVTEGRIINKCELKARLDAAQLQQITVMEETITVNSLIARLVCKASFSAFNTSFVQNTAVHNEMMPAQYPPQVASQVPPQAPPSGAPPQASPHRGPPKAPSSRVLPQAPAGSPPKVPPSGAPTKVPPSGSPHKVPPFGAPSKVPPSGSPPKVPPSGSPPKVLPSGAQSSSKPHPTTAAKDAGHLYGVFQLRDQLVCDSGMIPSQNVCNMTCSALTDDDITDDITCLKTLTNFMNAKPKEVLFDVKKIAEMMLVEECRSVVPPNYFAECI, encoded by the exons GGACGGATTAtcaataaatgtgagctgaaggCCAGGCTGGACGCCGCTCAGTTGCAGCAGATCACCGTCATGGAGGAGACAATAACCGTGAACAGTCTCATCGCCAGAC TTGTCTGCAAAGCCAGCTTCTCAGCCTTCAACACCAGCTTTGTCCAAAACACTGCTGTCCACAATGAGATGATGCCAGCACAGTACCCACCTCAAGTTGCATCCCAAGTGCCACCTCAAGCTCCACCATCTGGAGCTCCACCTCAGGCTTCACCACATAGAGGTCCACCTAAGGCTCCATCATCTCGAGTTCTACCTCAGGCTCCAGCTGGTTCTCCACCCAAGGTTCCACCATCTGGAGCCCCAACCAAG GTTCCACCATCTGGTTCTCCACACAAGGTTCCACCATTTGGAGCTCCATCCAAGGTTCCACCATCTGGTTCTCCACCCAAG GTTCCACCATCTGGTTCTCCTCCCAAGGTTCTACCATCTGGAGCTCAATCCAGCTCCAAACCACATCCGACCACAGCTGCCAAAGATGCCGGTCACCTGTACGGTGTGTTTCAGCTCAGGGATCAGCTGGTCTGTGATTCCGGCATGATCCCATCGCAAAACGTCTGCAACATGACCTGCTCTG CTTTGactgatgatgacatcactgatgaCATCACCTGCCTGAAGACCCTGACAAACTTTAT GAATGCAAAACCCAAAGAGGTCCTATTTGATGTAAAGAAGAT CGCGGAGATGATGTTGGTGGAGGAGTGTCGCTCTGTCGTTCCTCCAAACTACTTTGCTGAATGCATTTAA
- the LOC127948563 gene encoding uncharacterized protein LOC127948563 isoform X2: MKSANPVKMLVVVALVLLVFSVTEGRIINKCELKARLDAAQLQQITVMEETITVNSLIARLVCKASFSAFNTSFVQNTAVHNEMMPAQYPPQVASQVPPQAPPSGAPPQASPHRGPPKAPSSRVLPQAPAGSPPKVPPSGAPTKVPPSGSPPKVPPFGAPSKVPPSGSPHKVPPFGAPSKVPPSGSPPKVPPSGAPTKVPPSGSPHKVPPSGAPSKIPPSGSPPKVPPSGSPPKVLPSGAQSSSKPHPTTAAKDAGHLYGVFQLRDQLVCDSGMIPSQNVCNMTCSALTDDDITDDITCLKTLTNFMNAKPKEVLFDVKKIAEMMLVEECRSVVPPNYFAECI, translated from the exons GGACGGATTAtcaataaatgtgagctgaaggCCAGGCTGGACGCCGCTCAGTTGCAGCAGATCACCGTCATGGAGGAGACAATAACCGTGAACAGTCTCATCGCCAGAC TTGTCTGCAAAGCCAGCTTCTCAGCCTTCAACACCAGCTTTGTCCAAAACACTGCTGTCCACAATGAGATGATGCCAGCACAGTACCCACCTCAAGTTGCATCCCAAGTGCCACCTCAAGCTCCACCATCTGGAGCTCCACCTCAGGCTTCACCACATAGAGGTCCACCTAAGGCTCCATCATCTCGAGTTCTACCTCAGGCTCCAGCTGGTTCTCCACCCAAGGTTCCACCATCTGGAGCCCCAACCAAGGTTCCACCATCTGGTTCTCCACCCAAG GTTCCACCATTTGGAGCTCCATCCAAGGTTCCACCATCTGGTTCTCCACACAAGGTTCCACCATTTGGAGCTCCATCCAAGGTTCCACCATCTGGTTCTCCACCCAAGGTTCCACCATCTGGAGCTCCAACCAAGGTTCCACCATCTGGTTCTCCACACAAGGTTCCACCATCTGGAGCTCCATCCAAGATTCCACCATCTGGTTCTCCACCCAAGGTTCCACCATCTGGTTCTCCTCCCAAGGTTCTACCATCTGGAGCTCAATCCAGCTCCAAACCACATCCGACCACAGCTGCCAAAGATGCCGGTCACCTGTACGGTGTGTTTCAGCTCAGGGATCAGCTGGTCTGTGATTCCGGCATGATCCCATCGCAAAACGTCTGCAACATGACCTGCTCTG CTTTGactgatgatgacatcactgatgaCATCACCTGCCTGAAGACCCTGACAAACTTTAT GAATGCAAAACCCAAAGAGGTCCTATTTGATGTAAAGAAGAT CGCGGAGATGATGTTGGTGGAGGAGTGTCGCTCTGTCGTTCCTCCAAACTACTTTGCTGAATGCATTTAA
- the LOC127948563 gene encoding uncharacterized protein LOC127948563 isoform X1, with protein MKSANPVKMLVVVALVLLVFSVTEGRIINKCELKARLDAAQLQQITVMEETITVNSLIARLVCKASFSAFNTSFVQNTAVHNEMMPAQYPPQVASQVPPQAPPSGAPPQASPHRGPPKAPSSRVLPQAPAGSPPKVPPSGAPTKVPPSGSPPKVPPSGSPHKVPPSGAPTKVPPFGAPSKVPPSGSPHKVPPFGAPSKVPPSGSPPKVPPSGAPTKVPPSGSPHKVPPSGAPSKIPPSGSPPKVPPSGSPPKVLPSGAQSSSKPHPTTAAKDAGHLYGVFQLRDQLVCDSGMIPSQNVCNMTCSALTDDDITDDITCLKTLTNFMNAKPKEVLFDVKKIAEMMLVEECRSVVPPNYFAECI; from the exons GGACGGATTAtcaataaatgtgagctgaaggCCAGGCTGGACGCCGCTCAGTTGCAGCAGATCACCGTCATGGAGGAGACAATAACCGTGAACAGTCTCATCGCCAGAC TTGTCTGCAAAGCCAGCTTCTCAGCCTTCAACACCAGCTTTGTCCAAAACACTGCTGTCCACAATGAGATGATGCCAGCACAGTACCCACCTCAAGTTGCATCCCAAGTGCCACCTCAAGCTCCACCATCTGGAGCTCCACCTCAGGCTTCACCACATAGAGGTCCACCTAAGGCTCCATCATCTCGAGTTCTACCTCAGGCTCCAGCTGGTTCTCCACCCAAGGTTCCACCATCTGGAGCCCCAACCAAGGTTCCACCATCTGGTTCTCCACCCAAGGTTCCACCATCTGGTTCTCCACACAAGGTTCCACCATCTGGAGCTCCAACCAAGGTTCCACCATTTGGAGCTCCATCCAAGGTTCCACCATCTGGTTCTCCACACAAGGTTCCACCATTTGGAGCTCCATCCAAGGTTCCACCATCTGGTTCTCCACCCAAGGTTCCACCATCTGGAGCTCCAACCAAGGTTCCACCATCTGGTTCTCCACACAAGGTTCCACCATCTGGAGCTCCATCCAAGATTCCACCATCTGGTTCTCCACCCAAGGTTCCACCATCTGGTTCTCCTCCCAAGGTTCTACCATCTGGAGCTCAATCCAGCTCCAAACCACATCCGACCACAGCTGCCAAAGATGCCGGTCACCTGTACGGTGTGTTTCAGCTCAGGGATCAGCTGGTCTGTGATTCCGGCATGATCCCATCGCAAAACGTCTGCAACATGACCTGCTCTG CTTTGactgatgatgacatcactgatgaCATCACCTGCCTGAAGACCCTGACAAACTTTAT GAATGCAAAACCCAAAGAGGTCCTATTTGATGTAAAGAAGAT CGCGGAGATGATGTTGGTGGAGGAGTGTCGCTCTGTCGTTCCTCCAAACTACTTTGCTGAATGCATTTAA